A window of bacterium contains these coding sequences:
- a CDS encoding phosphoribosylanthranilate isomerase, with product MLRVKICGITNLEDALMAVELGADALGFIFADSPRRIDREKARKIISKLPPFITAVGVFVNERRELVEEIANECGLDALQFHGEETPDYCSQFRKKVIKAFKIRTKDDLERLRYYDVSAYLLDSSVRGTSFNWDLLIGFRSEKPIILAGGLNPDNISSALSKFLPYGIDVSSGVEEYPGKKDREKLKKFMEVIKKWR from the coding sequence ATGTTGAGGGTTAAAATTTGCGGGATAACGAATTTGGAGGATGCGCTTATGGCTGTGGAGTTGGGAGCAGATGCACTGGGTTTCATATTCGCCGATTCTCCAAGGAGAATTGATAGGGAGAAAGCGAGGAAAATCATTTCAAAGTTGCCGCCTTTTATAACAGCTGTTGGCGTCTTTGTGAATGAGAGAAGGGAGTTAGTGGAGGAAATAGCTAATGAATGTGGGTTGGACGCGCTGCAATTTCACGGTGAGGAAACTCCCGATTATTGTAGTCAATTCAGGAAGAAAGTTATAAAGGCTTTTAAGATTAGGACAAAAGATGACTTGGAGAGATTGAGATATTACGATGTGTCCGCATATCTTTTGGATAGTTCGGTGAGGGGCACTTCTTTTAATTGGGACTTACTGATTGGCTTTCGTTCGGAGAAGCCAATCATTTTGGCTGGCGGATTGAATCCAGATAATATAAGCTCCGCTTTGAGCAAATTCCTTCCCTATGGTATTGATGTATCAAGCGGAGTTGAGGAATATCCTGGTAAGAAGGATAGAGAGAAATTGAAGAAGTTTATGGAGGTGATAAAGAAATGGCGATAA
- the trpC gene encoding indole-3-glycerol phosphate synthase TrpC has translation MGILEDIISAKREEIKFLKSVPISFPSFVLPRRDFKLALQSDEISIIGELKKCSPSAGIIREDFVPEILAKEMEEGGAKALSVLTDNKFFCGSLGYIPGVKLKTNLPIVMKDFVIDEFQIELAHKLGADAVLLIARCLKREEVKRFLEISRRYGMHCLVEIFDEEDWEKIKGLPLEIVGINSRDLRSFNVNFERIIQLKDLLPKDILIVAESGVREREQIERLREAGVKAVLIGEALMRAKDVKAKLRELMGEC, from the coding sequence ATGGGAATCCTTGAGGACATAATCTCGGCAAAGAGAGAGGAGATAAAATTTCTTAAGTCCGTTCCAATTTCCTTCCCCTCTTTCGTCCTTCCCAGGCGAGATTTTAAATTAGCCCTCCAATCAGATGAAATTTCTATAATCGGGGAATTGAAGAAGTGCTCTCCATCGGCGGGAATTATAAGGGAGGATTTCGTTCCCGAGATTTTGGCCAAGGAGATGGAGGAAGGAGGGGCAAAGGCTTTATCGGTTTTAACGGATAATAAATTTTTCTGTGGTTCTCTTGGTTACATCCCTGGTGTCAAGCTCAAGACGAATTTGCCGATAGTAATGAAGGATTTCGTGATTGACGAATTTCAGATAGAGCTCGCTCACAAATTGGGAGCGGATGCAGTTCTTTTAATTGCTCGCTGTTTGAAGAGAGAAGAGGTTAAGAGGTTTTTGGAAATCTCAAGAAGATACGGAATGCATTGCTTGGTTGAGATTTTTGACGAGGAGGATTGGGAGAAGATTAAAGGATTGCCTTTAGAGATAGTGGGGATAAACAGCAGGGATTTGAGAAGCTTCAATGTTAATTTTGAAAGGATTATTCAGCTTAAAGATTTGCTACCCAAGGATATTCTGATTGTGGCGGAGAGTGGAGTTAGAGAGAGGGAGCAAATTGAGAGGTTGAGGGAAGCGGGGGTAAAAGCGGTTTTAATTGGGGAGGCATTGATGAGGGCTAAGGATGTTAAGGCTAAGTTAAGGGAGCTGATGGGAGAATGTTGA
- a CDS encoding tetratricopeptide repeat protein — translation MNEEEKEKLLRFALLYLKRGEIKKAISTCQQILNEEPEDPSALELMGDIKSMQGDLQEALSFYKKALEKNPSAGEVEKKLARTVLKINEEAGKFDLNLPPVKRFPLIAGLLSLVFAGLGQLYNGDTSKGIAGIVLGAIFVIIPFAFKIPWFFLLWGFLNFAFAMEAYTFAKRGSEKEEETDK, via the coding sequence ATGAATGAGGAGGAAAAGGAAAAGCTTCTGCGCTTCGCTCTTCTTTATCTAAAAAGAGGCGAGATTAAAAAAGCCATCTCCACCTGCCAACAGATACTGAATGAGGAGCCTGAAGACCCATCCGCTCTGGAGTTAATGGGGGATATAAAATCAATGCAAGGCGATTTGCAAGAAGCTCTATCATTTTATAAAAAGGCTTTGGAGAAGAATCCCTCCGCGGGAGAAGTGGAGAAGAAGTTGGCGAGAACGGTTTTGAAAATAAACGAGGAAGCGGGAAAATTTGATTTGAACCTTCCTCCCGTGAAAAGATTCCCTTTAATCGCCGGGCTACTTTCCCTTGTGTTCGCGGGCTTGGGGCAGTTGTATAACGGCGATACATCAAAAGGAATCGCTGGAATAGTGCTTGGCGCAATCTTCGTTATCATCCCCTTCGCCTTCAAAATCCCCTGGTTCTTCCTCCTCTGGGGATTTCTAAACTTCGCTTTCGCAATGGAAGCCTATACTTTCGCTAAACGAGGCTCGGAAAAGGAAGAGGAAACCGACAAGTAG
- the trpE gene encoding anthranilate synthase component I codes for MEPAKNEFKKLAKQFELIPVWDSFLYDEETPISLFRKLAGKERYAFLLESAERGEVLGRYSFIGYKPTFVWETRNGEDPLKPLRQHVLSKKSPLIEGLPPFLGGAVGFIGYDAIRIWERLPSWGIDDLRLPTSIMMLFHTVLIIDHLKRDLTIVRMVEVEDDADSAYNRARDSIDELKRMLLSQGRNSNGVVLERGKRTMGEIETSISDEEFIKAVERAKGYIEAGDIFQVVLSRRFALPFEGNPFDVYRILHSINPSPYMFYLKMGDLELVGSSPEVMVRVQNGVVTQRPIAGTRPRGRTPEEDKRLESELLADEKERAEHLMLVDLARNDVGKVCEYGSVVVPRFMVIERYSHVMHIVSYVEGKLREDKDALDALQASFPAGTVSGAPKVRAMEIIEELEPVRRGPYSGVVGYLSFNGNLDTCITIRTAVFHRGKVYVQAGAGIVADSNPQRELLEIENKAKALIKAIEKYQEGEL; via the coding sequence TTGGAGCCTGCGAAAAACGAGTTTAAAAAATTGGCAAAACAGTTTGAGTTAATCCCTGTATGGGATTCCTTCCTCTATGACGAGGAAACGCCGATTTCCCTGTTCAGGAAGTTAGCGGGAAAAGAAAGATATGCATTCCTCTTGGAGAGCGCCGAAAGGGGTGAGGTGCTGGGAAGATATTCCTTCATAGGCTATAAACCGACCTTTGTCTGGGAGACAAGGAACGGAGAAGACCCTCTGAAGCCCCTGCGTCAACATGTTCTCTCCAAGAAATCTCCCTTAATAGAAGGCTTGCCTCCTTTTCTCGGTGGTGCAGTTGGATTCATAGGGTATGACGCGATAAGAATCTGGGAGAGATTGCCGAGTTGGGGGATTGATGACCTCCGCCTACCGACCTCAATTATGATGCTCTTCCATACCGTTCTCATAATAGACCATCTTAAGAGGGACCTGACAATCGTCAGGATGGTTGAGGTGGAGGATGATGCTGATTCAGCTTATAACCGAGCGAGGGACAGCATAGATGAGCTTAAAAGGATGTTGTTGAGTCAGGGAAGGAATTCCAATGGAGTTGTCTTGGAAAGGGGGAAAAGAACTATGGGAGAAATAGAAACGAGCATAAGCGATGAGGAATTCATAAAGGCGGTTGAGCGGGCAAAGGGCTATATTGAGGCAGGTGATATATTCCAAGTCGTTCTCTCGCGTCGTTTCGCCCTTCCCTTTGAGGGAAATCCCTTTGATGTCTATCGCATACTCCACAGCATAAATCCTTCCCCTTATATGTTCTATTTAAAGATGGGGGATTTGGAGTTGGTGGGTTCCTCTCCGGAGGTAATGGTGAGGGTACAGAATGGGGTTGTGACGCAGAGGCCGATAGCGGGAACGAGACCGAGGGGAAGGACGCCTGAGGAGGATAAGCGGTTAGAGAGCGAGCTTCTCGCTGATGAGAAGGAGAGGGCGGAGCATCTAATGCTCGTTGACCTCGCAAGGAACGATGTAGGCAAAGTCTGCGAGTATGGGAGCGTTGTTGTGCCTCGTTTTATGGTGATTGAACGCTATTCCCATGTTATGCATATCGTTTCCTATGTTGAGGGGAAGTTGAGGGAGGATAAGGACGCTTTGGATGCTCTCCAAGCTTCCTTTCCCGCCGGCACTGTTTCGGGAGCGCCCAAGGTAAGGGCTATGGAGATAATTGAGGAATTGGAGCCAGTGAGAAGGGGACCATATTCAGGCGTTGTGGGTTATCTCAGCTTCAACGGCAATTTGGATACCTGCATAACAATCAGGACGGCGGTTTTCCATAGAGGGAAGGTTTATGTGCAGGCGGGAGCGGGCATCGTGGCTGATTCCAATCCCCAGAGGGAACTTCTGGAAATAGAGAATAAGGCAAAGGCATTGATAAAGGCGATAGAAAAGTATCAGGAGGGAGAGCTATGA
- a CDS encoding LCP family protein, protein MRKLLLIGIVVLVLMPASFYAGYYYGRSERPLPMLNTSFSPQGRITVLIVGQDQGINMPKGEGRSDTIIVGSLDLASNKGFILSIPRDTRVYIPAAGREDKINSAIVISGIEATKEAISNLLGIPIDYYVKVKVEGFQKIVDALGGIDIYVDRDMHYKDDTQHLYINLKKGYQHLNGYQAMGFVRFRHESLGDLARIKRQQRFILALLNKIRSPAVLPRLPFLLKEIYKNVETNFTLSDLLFLAKKYGKELPIVETAVLPGRPMTINGVSYYEPDTDDLQFIAQRILNPSVQESGPTVEVLNGGGIPGAASKAAQKLSELGFSVVYIGNAESFSHNKTVIMVHTDGLNESTRVLKETLGCGEIKKNGNPGKADFTVILGKDFTP, encoded by the coding sequence TTGCGGAAGTTGCTGCTAATAGGAATAGTCGTTCTCGTTTTGATGCCAGCAAGCTTCTACGCCGGATATTACTACGGCAGAAGCGAACGTCCTCTCCCCATGCTTAACACCTCTTTTTCCCCACAGGGAAGGATAACCGTCCTCATAGTGGGACAAGACCAAGGAATAAATATGCCCAAAGGAGAGGGAAGAAGCGATACGATAATCGTCGGCTCGTTGGATTTGGCGAGCAATAAAGGCTTCATTCTCTCCATCCCCAGAGATACAAGAGTATATATTCCGGCGGCGGGAAGAGAAGATAAAATAAACTCGGCGATTGTTATCAGTGGAATAGAGGCTACGAAAGAAGCGATAAGCAATCTACTGGGCATTCCCATAGATTATTATGTCAAAGTTAAAGTAGAGGGCTTCCAGAAGATAGTGGATGCCCTTGGCGGAATAGATATCTATGTTGATAGAGATATGCATTATAAAGACGACACGCAACATTTGTATATAAACTTAAAGAAGGGTTATCAGCATCTTAATGGTTATCAAGCGATGGGATTCGTTAGATTCAGGCACGAATCCCTCGGCGATTTAGCGAGGATAAAGAGACAACAGAGATTCATCCTCGCGCTCTTGAACAAAATTCGCTCCCCCGCCGTCCTTCCTCGCCTTCCCTTCCTTTTAAAAGAAATTTACAAAAATGTGGAGACCAATTTCACGCTCTCAGACCTCTTGTTTCTCGCCAAGAAATATGGAAAAGAATTGCCCATCGTGGAAACCGCCGTTTTGCCGGGAAGACCAATGACTATAAATGGTGTTAGTTATTACGAACCAGATACTGATGACTTACAATTTATAGCCCAGAGGATATTGAATCCCAGCGTGCAGGAAAGCGGACCGACGGTTGAGGTTCTCAACGGGGGAGGGATTCCCGGAGCAGCTTCTAAAGCGGCGCAAAAGCTCTCAGAGCTCGGCTTCAGCGTGGTTTATATAGGAAATGCGGAGAGCTTCTCCCATAATAAAACTGTCATTATGGTTCATACCGATGGCTTAAATGAATCAACGAGGGTTTTAAAGGAAACCCTGGGTTGTGGTGAAATCAAAAAGAATGGCAACCCAGGGAAGGCGGATTTCACGGTTATATTAGGAAAGGACTTTACCCCTTGA
- a CDS encoding aminodeoxychorismate/anthranilate synthase component II: MRILLIDNYDSFVYNLAQYLGELGCELVVFRNDQISLDDVGELKPEAIVISPGPGRPEDAGICVEVIRRYGGRIPIFGVCLGHQAIGYAFGGDIVKARKLMHGKVSLIHHNGKSVFSGIPSPFFATRYHSLAIKRESLPSCLELLAWTDDGEVMAVKHKDFYIVGVQFHPESIATQYGKEILKNFLERR; encoded by the coding sequence ATGAGGATACTGCTGATAGATAATTACGATTCCTTTGTTTATAACTTGGCACAGTATCTGGGAGAGTTGGGATGCGAGCTGGTTGTTTTCCGCAACGACCAAATATCGCTGGATGATGTAGGGGAATTGAAACCAGAGGCAATAGTGATATCGCCTGGTCCGGGAAGACCTGAAGATGCCGGCATCTGCGTTGAGGTGATAAGACGCTACGGGGGAAGGATTCCCATCTTCGGCGTTTGTTTGGGTCATCAGGCGATTGGCTACGCCTTTGGAGGGGATATCGTGAAGGCGAGGAAACTGATGCACGGGAAGGTCTCTCTCATTCACCACAATGGAAAAAGCGTTTTCAGCGGTATTCCTTCTCCCTTTTTCGCCACTCGCTATCATTCCTTGGCGATTAAAAGGGAAAGCCTCCCATCTTGTTTGGAGCTCCTCGCTTGGACTGATGATGGAGAGGTGATGGCGGTAAAACACAAGGATTTCTACATCGTGGGGGTGCAATTTCACCCTGAATCAATAGCAACTCAATATGGCAAGGAAATTTTGAAAAACTTTTTGGAAAGGAGGTAA
- a CDS encoding glycosyltransferase, translating to MRVLHLPVNLASYMYHTVKGLREIGVDVRSLAYNNSPMWSSEGLVNLRFPPRKKIANYVIVWIRATYLFLKFAQWADVIHWYYGEPALPTRLGRMDLGYLKLLKKPGVVEWQGSDIRIPEVEAKDNPYSLPIMDYYKALRGVSLEKSYRNQSLFAKSGFACIVPVEMQQYLFPNLWTKSYLVFQRLFLSEFKPFYPDPTVRRPIVVHAPSEPVLKGTSAVLKAVELLKEKHDFQFILVKNMPHREALQIMQRADIFLDQFVLGFYGMGSVEAMAFGKPVICYIKPSIREKYPPDLPIVNANQDNLVDVLENLLKDGKLRHEIGKRSRQYAEKYHDAVKLAHRLVEIYKEISY from the coding sequence ATGAGGGTTCTTCATCTCCCTGTTAATCTTGCCTCCTATATGTATCACACAGTTAAAGGTTTGAGGGAAATTGGAGTTGATGTTCGCAGCCTGGCATATAACAATTCGCCCATGTGGTCCTCTGAGGGACTTGTGAATTTAAGGTTTCCTCCGAGAAAAAAAATAGCAAATTATGTTATTGTGTGGATACGAGCAACATATCTTTTTTTAAAATTTGCCCAATGGGCGGATGTTATTCACTGGTATTATGGTGAACCTGCCCTTCCAACGCGCCTAGGAAGAATGGACCTGGGATATTTAAAGCTTCTTAAAAAACCCGGTGTTGTTGAATGGCAAGGCTCAGATATAAGGATTCCCGAGGTAGAGGCAAAAGACAACCCTTATTCATTACCCATCATGGATTATTACAAAGCTCTTAGAGGTGTCAGTTTAGAAAAATCGTATCGTAATCAAAGCTTGTTTGCGAAATCGGGTTTCGCTTGCATAGTGCCAGTCGAAATGCAACAATATCTCTTCCCAAACCTCTGGACGAAGAGTTATCTTGTGTTTCAACGTCTCTTCCTTTCGGAATTTAAGCCTTTCTATCCCGACCCAACTGTTCGGCGCCCAATCGTTGTGCATGCTCCAAGCGAACCAGTTTTAAAGGGCACCAGCGCCGTGCTAAAAGCGGTTGAGTTATTAAAGGAAAAACACGATTTTCAGTTTATTTTAGTTAAAAATATGCCTCATAGAGAAGCTCTCCAAATTATGCAGAGGGCTGATATATTCCTTGACCAATTCGTTTTGGGGTTCTACGGAATGGGGAGTGTAGAAGCTATGGCTTTTGGCAAACCAGTAATTTGTTATATTAAACCCTCTATTCGCGAAAAATATCCTCCCGACTTGCCTATAGTTAATGCTAACCAAGATAATCTGGTGGATGTTCTTGAAAATCTCCTAAAGGATGGAAAGTTACGACATGAAATTGGCAAGCGAAGTCGTCAATATGCGGAAAAGTATCACGACGCAGTGAAATTAGCGCATCGCCTTGTTGAAATATATAAAGAAATAAGCTATTAA
- the trpD gene encoding anthranilate phosphoribosyltransferase — MKHVLEKLLDKRNLAMEEAYGVMSDIMEGKTTPAQIGAFLIALRLKGETVDEVSGFAQAMRDKALRLEYPGNLLDTCGTGGDGMGTINISTLSAFVVAGAGVKVAKHGNRSVSSLCGSADLLEGLGVKIDIPPSTAKRCLDECNFSFLFAPLYHPAMRYAAGARKEIGVRTVFNILGPLTNPARVKRQLLGVFSPSLTSFIASVLGRLGVERAMVVSSLDGMDEISVSAPTKVSELRDGTILEYTIEPERLGVRNHPLEELKVKSKEESVRIAEEILAGEREGAVMDAVLINSAAALIVAGMADDLKGGMEIARESIRMGLAMRVLETLRRISEEEKRNGNP, encoded by the coding sequence ATGAAACATGTTTTGGAAAAGCTTTTGGATAAGCGGAATCTCGCTATGGAGGAGGCTTATGGGGTAATGAGCGATATAATGGAGGGGAAGACGACACCAGCGCAAATCGGGGCGTTTCTCATTGCTTTGCGGTTGAAGGGCGAAACTGTTGATGAGGTATCGGGCTTCGCTCAGGCGATGAGGGATAAGGCATTGAGATTGGAGTATCCAGGAAATCTGTTGGATACCTGTGGAACTGGCGGAGACGGGATGGGAACTATAAACATATCAACTCTCTCCGCTTTCGTCGTAGCTGGTGCGGGAGTGAAGGTGGCTAAGCACGGAAACCGTTCCGTATCCTCGCTCTGTGGCAGCGCCGATTTGCTGGAGGGGTTGGGCGTTAAAATTGATATTCCTCCCTCTACGGCGAAGAGATGTTTGGATGAGTGCAATTTCTCATTTCTCTTCGCTCCCCTTTATCATCCTGCTATGCGCTATGCAGCTGGTGCGCGGAAAGAGATTGGGGTTAGAACGGTTTTCAACATCCTTGGTCCCTTGACGAATCCCGCAAGGGTGAAAAGACAATTGCTTGGAGTGTTTTCCCCCTCTCTGACATCCTTTATCGCCTCTGTATTGGGAAGGTTGGGGGTGGAAAGGGCTATGGTTGTGAGTAGTTTGGACGGAATGGATGAAATCTCCGTTTCTGCACCTACGAAAGTGAGCGAGCTAAGGGATGGGACGATTTTGGAATATACGATAGAGCCTGAGAGGCTTGGTGTTAGAAACCATCCCTTGGAGGAACTAAAGGTTAAAAGCAAGGAGGAAAGCGTAAGGATAGCGGAGGAGATATTAGCTGGCGAGAGAGAAGGGGCGGTTATGGATGCTGTGCTTATCAATTCGGCTGCCGCTTTAATCGTTGCGGGAATGGCTGATGATTTAAAGGGGGGAATGGAGATAGCGAGGGAGTCCATTAGGATGGGATTAGCGATGAGAGTATTGGAAACTCTGCGGAGAATAAGCGAGGAGGAAAAGAGAAATGGGAATCCTTGA
- a CDS encoding nicotinate-nucleotide adenylyltransferase — MKIGIMGGTFDPIHIGHLVAAEEARAVFGLDKVIFVPNYQPPHKPDVPVTNPEHRYAMVLLSIYTNPYFEVSRIEIERGGPSYAIDTVKEFRKLYPGAEIYFITGADAIAEILSWKQGREILQLCKFIAVTRPGYDIEKVKEKLRPINNNSIEFLKITEINISSTEIRRRVKEGKPIKYLVLDTVENYIYKHNLYTGGR; from the coding sequence ATGAAAATCGGAATAATGGGAGGAACCTTTGACCCCATTCATATAGGTCATCTCGTCGCCGCTGAGGAGGCGAGAGCCGTCTTCGGCTTGGATAAGGTCATCTTCGTCCCCAATTACCAACCTCCCCATAAACCCGATGTCCCCGTAACCAATCCCGAACATCGCTACGCTATGGTTCTCCTCTCCATCTATACCAATCCCTATTTTGAGGTATCAAGAATAGAAATAGAACGGGGCGGTCCCTCATACGCCATTGATACCGTGAAGGAATTCCGCAAACTCTATCCCGGAGCGGAGATATATTTCATAACGGGAGCTGATGCCATCGCGGAAATTCTTTCATGGAAACAAGGAAGGGAAATCCTCCAGCTTTGCAAGTTCATCGCCGTGACCCGCCCGGGCTACGATATTGAGAAAGTAAAGGAAAAGCTCCGCCCCATCAACAATAACTCCATTGAATTCCTCAAGATTACGGAAATCAATATCTCTTCAACCGAGATACGCAGGCGTGTCAAGGAGGGCAAGCCGATAAAATATCTCGTCTTGGACACAGTTGAAAACTACATCTACAAACACAATCTGTACACAGGAGGAAGATGA
- the rsfS gene encoding ribosome silencing factor, with the protein MARILEKKKAEDVVVIRTRDKTVIADYFVICSATSDTHARALIEAVEESLEKSGTPPISIEGIDALKWSLIDCGDVIVHIFSPEAREYYKLEEIWYE; encoded by the coding sequence TTGGCAAGGATTTTAGAGAAAAAGAAGGCGGAGGATGTAGTCGTTATCAGAACCAGGGATAAGACGGTGATTGCGGATTACTTCGTGATTTGCTCTGCTACATCTGATACTCACGCAAGAGCCTTGATAGAAGCGGTGGAGGAAAGCCTTGAGAAAAGCGGCACCCCTCCAATTTCAATTGAAGGAATAGATGCCTTGAAATGGTCTCTAATAGATTGCGGCGATGTGATAGTGCATATTTTCTCCCCTGAGGCGAGGGAATATTATAAATTGGAGGAAATCTGGTATGAATGA